Below is a genomic region from Brassica rapa cultivar Chiifu-401-42 chromosome A08, CAAS_Brap_v3.01, whole genome shotgun sequence.
CAAACCCATCATCTTAAACCCTCTGAGATGCAACCCTGTTCGCTTGGCTGGACAAAAGAGAATAAAAAGAAACCAAATGCCAGAATCTTTTGACCACTCTGTTTTATCATAACAGTGAGTTGTCTTAAACTCACTTGCAGACACAAAGAAAGTTCCAAAGTAGAAACCTAAGGTACGCTGATATAATGGTCTAAAGATATAGTAACTAAGCTAGTTTGCATATATCCTCATACTCAATAGACTTAATGACTCTCCCTTCATAAACACCTTTCTCAATCTGCACTTTAGCACAGAACTTCTCCGTATCCACGCCCAACAACTTCGCAACTGAACCACGATACGCCCCATTCACAATCTTCACCAACCCTCCAATCTGTGGAATCACAGTCTCAAGCTCCTCCTGATCAACTCGCAACACATGCTTCGAATCAATCATCTCAATCTCCCCAACATAGTCATCAATCACCTTCCTCACAACCCCCTTCTGCTTATAGTACCCTTTATCCGCCAGAGCTTTACTCATAACCTTCACAACAATCCCTTGGAAGAGCCAGTAAGGCTTGCGATTCATCCTCTCCTTCTTCCTCTCTTCCTCCTTCATCAACTCATCCAAAGCAGACCTTCTCTCCTTCTCCAAGTCTCCAcctttcttcctcttcttctcctctctctcatTCTCTTCCTCCTCAAACACACGCCTCGAGCTCTCACCCGTAGTAACAACCTGTTTAGCCCCTCCACCGAGTGAAAACCCAACCTTAACAACACCACTCTTCAACCCAAAGTCttcacctttcttcttctcctcaccCTCACCTTCACCTTCCTTGGCTCTCTCAATCTGTTTCTGAATCTCCCTCTCCTGCTTCTCCTCCTCAGCCAAGTCACTCTTCACCCTCTTATTCTTCAACCTCTCTTTAAAAATAGTCTCCGAATCTCTATCTATATAAGTAATAAACCACCCTTTAGGCGTCTCTTCAACCTTACACTTCCCCGTCTTCCCCAAATACTTTATAAACTCCGTCAACGTCGCCCACTCCGTCGAGTTCATATGCACATGATGCCTATCATTAATATACTCGTTGTACACCACGGTGGCGGCGATGCGAGAGAACCTGTGGCTCCGACGCATGAGATCGAGGAAGGTCTTCTCGAACTCCTCGGAGTAGCCTTGGAGGACGCGCCGCTGGTTCTGGCCGAAGACCTGCATCTGACGCTGGTGAGACTCGCTCATGCAGTGGCACTTGAACCCGTTCTCGTCGCGGCACTGCTTCTGGCACATCTGGCAGTACCACCGGAGCTTCTGGAGCCCTTTCGCCTTCATGCGGTTCGCGATCGCCTTCGGGGTGAGGAAGTCGTTCTTGCCCATCGTCGAATCGAATGAATCGGATGAATTAGGGTTCTTTGGGGATTGGAATCTAGGGATTTCGAAAAATTCAGAAGGAGAGATTCAGAGAGCAGAAACGAGGGGACTGGTCGAGGTTTCGCGAAGAATCGATTTGATGGATGATTCACTAATGGGCCTATATAATATGTAGTAGAGCCTACACATTAGCCCATTTGTGGTTCGGTTTCATCTATATTTTTGATGTGTGCGCGTAATTTGTTTCGAACCCAACTTTTACTCGGATACCCAtccaatctatactattatattaaaagggaaggagtcccaaaaaatctacttaaaaaaattgttggacctattcactaaacttaactatttttttggtttcaacttatatttctctaacgatacactaatcaattaccttatatttctctaactataaaataaccaatgctcttatttaatactcaacttactatagtacaccaaagatttatacatcaatattattaattcagaatcattgatatattttacCCTTATTTTTCCTTAGAATATTACTTTTGTGCCACTAAacctattaaaaaaaacatattattttataactgatttaataatcATACAATCCACgatcatttttctttaacaaaagtTTTTACTAAAAACATTTGGATTTATTGGTAATTAAAGTCTAAACAATACCATActtttaattcatattaaatattttatgacCCAAACTAACATAAAAACATGATGCAAGTACGGTTAACAGAAAGTTAAAAATATGATACCATTCGACggtcaaaacatattaacttcCAATTACGATTAGAGAAATACATCACAGTACAACAACaagcttaattatattttaaaagtatagtttttctttgaaaaccttcctaggttatttttgtgatgaaaatCTTTTACAACTGGGTTTATTAGGAGAAAgagttttgtataaatattttctcaggaaattatagcatttttagaatgttttttatgtttaaataaaatatattatttatttttaacatttataggtaactcaactatactcaaattaataataattttatttctaaaactcaaaaatttaatcttaatatagtttattataaaacctataaactaaaatgtataacataaaaaaatatagtttattcaattttatatcttagtaaaatttatatgagaaatttaatcaaattttaaaaaacattatcatgttattttagatttttaccatGTCATCTGGTATAGATTCACGAGTTAATAtgggttttagattttaaaggattttaaataatagatttttattaaattgaaaCTAGATTATATATGGTGACTGCGTTTACTGGTTTGACTGTGGATACCACTTAATGGTGTTTTGGTTCCTTTTAGTGGAAAATTAGACTGAATGTTGAGGacttattaagatatttttttttaatatttgaaaaaaatgtttgagtaatttgtttttattggataattcagcttataaatagtatatttaagctttttggttatttagaaattacatattaatatttgtaggtatataatttgtatttttaaaattcaggtgtctatttatcttggttctagatatatatgatatgttcggttatttataaattttggttcaagtttggtttcattttttcaatttggTACGGGTTGATTATTCGGTTCCGAATAATATGGCCAAACTTATaaactatcttatataaaaaattaaattaaaaattattaaattcaaaaaataaatccgcgctttctaagcgcggatcaaaatctagtacagTTTTAATTGGTTGTTTTTGGTCAAACATTTTGTCTTCAATGCCTCTAAATTTACCCAAGATAATGGTTTGGATCATATTTTAATGACTGGATATTtcactattttttatattaagtaaaaaaaaaatttccgaAAATTTCTATTAcactcaaaatatataaaaataaaaatagattcatatttataatattaatttgcaTATTGAGATTATTACAGTTATTattataactaatatttttggaattatatttatatttaggaaCTAGGATATTACTTTGGTTTAAGAatataagtatttaaaattttaaactaccTAAATTTACCCAAAATAGCCAAAAGTATACAGTTTGAATCATTTTTATCGAAAGTAATTACGTTATTACATGTTGGTTCGGTATTTtgtataatattcaaaatatctaaaaataaaaatatattcaggttataatattaatttgggtattgaaattattataatttattattataactaatatatttatatttaggatACTTGCGGATACTCAACTTGTTCTTATTTTGATCGGGTTTGGAATCGGTCATTGGATTAGCAGTTTAGAACTCGTTCAAAAAATTTCACCAGGTAATTAGGGTCAATTTTCCCTTGATTATTTGAGTGTGGATATTTTGTTCACCTCCATTTGGTGCAACGTCCAATatttggttttttatttttattaaaaaggatTAAAAGAAGCTATAGAAATTTTGTAAGTAGATTTGCGATTTCGTGTGGCTGCATAGGTTCAACCATCAACCTTAGCTTCGGTCTCCTCGTCCCACTTGAATGATCCACTTGACTTGGTGGCAGCCAATATTTCCTCAATGGTGATCGCTGAATTCGACTCGACCTTATGGGCATACTTCTCTGCATCTCCACAGTAATCCTAGTccatttcaaaacaaaaagattttgttacatCATGTGTACCTGTGATGTAGATTCATACCAAGAAACAATTTCATGGCCTTGCCAATACTTACTTGATCTGCATGCATGTTCCTCACAAACTTCTTGAACATGTCATAGTTTCTACTAAAAATTGTTTCCGACAATCGCAGGTACATGAAACTGTGCACTTTGAGTTTTGGCTTTCCCTTCGGGTTAGAACCGTTTGGTCTTGCATTAAGAAGAACCTGGTTGTAACCTTCCTCATTTTTAATTTCCGATGTGTTTGCACCAATCACTTCTATGCCTTCTTTCCACGCTTTGCTCAAGACCTTACAACAAGACACCAAACAAAACAATGATTTACTAAGAAAACCATTTGAGAATAGTTACTTGTATGTTTGTAATTGTAATAAGACTCTTTTTTGGTGAATTACCGCTTTAACAAGTTCTTCGGGAGCAGATAAGGCTTCCTCTGAATAGTTGTAATATTTCATCTCAAGGCAACTAAAGTTGAGAAAGCAGTTGCGTTTGTATAGCATCCTAGCGATCGGACGGTAACCATCTCTGTCATAAAGGTTGTAATAACCAGCAGTTAGTTCTGCCCCGTGGCTGGGATGGTAGTACAGCCAGTGAACTCCTGAAACCTATGGTAAATATAAACCGAGAATGTGatagcaagaaaaaaaaaagacaatttgTGACATGTCAGTTCAAAAATTTGTATTCGAGCCGGATCTAAGAGTTTTGGGGGCGTAAACATTTCTTAAgaactttaaaattaaaaattatataatttaaagggTTATGTCTATGTATACAacattcaaattttttgagATTGTGCCCGGATCCGGCATGAGTGTTTATGTGTTGTACCTTGGCAACCAAGTCAATTTTGAGGCCGGTGAAGATCTTGTTGGCTTCTCTTAGGATTTGATCACCATGGATGATAAGTTTGTTGGAGTACCATTCCAAGAAGAACTCCCCCTTCTCCGTTGTGTATGTCCCATTTTCCTTGAAAAATGTAGTTTCATCTGGCTTGCTGTTGTAATCTCCAAAATCTTCTTTTGAAAGATCCAACATCGAGTGTCCTGCCTTCTTTGCTGCATTCTCGAAATCTTTCTTCAAGTATTTGTCGTAGCACTGGTATTAATATCAACTCACTGTTTAGGATGGATATTTAGATTTGATCTAGAGCCAGATGAAacaattagtatatatatatatatattctggaaCCTGAAATTCTCCAATGCCGGGAAATGTCCACCTTTGATCTGATGGAAACGAAGGGTAACAAAGTTCTCCATTGGGTCCTAGGCCTACTTCAATTGCCCCTATCACACCGTCTTCTAGAAACTCTGCCATGTTTTCTTTGAAGCTATTCATGTAGTCACTGTATATCTGATAGTGCCATATGATTAGTGGAAACTAGGGTTGTTGCAATGGGTGAAAGTGCATGCAGACGTATTAATTGAATGAATGAAAGTCTCCTATTCAAAACTAAtgaagtaatatataaaaggttAGAGTCAACTCACTCTCATTAGCAATTtgttttaagttggaagtcaTAATTGAGCAAAATGACGCTATGTATTAATAGTTAATGTTACCATTCAAGCATATGATTTAGTTACCTGTATGGCAGTACGTTTTGTACCATTTACATCATCAAAGAGAGGTTCATTATCGACCCCAAGGCTGAGGCACTCGTCATTTCGAAAGCCTTTGCGGTCGGTGTAATAGATATCGGGATTCTCTTTGCCAACTTGGACTACCCAGCTCGGCAGAGAGGTGGTTTTTCTGTTTTGGCTGCTCTTGTGGAAAGACATAATGGCATGGATTTTGAGTTCCAAACGCTTGACCATCTTAAACAGCTCTTTGTAACCGTTCCAGTTATATTCCTTGGGGGCTTTGGACTCGACGATCCCCCACCACACATCGACCATCACACCATCGATGCAAGCCTCCTTCTTGAGACGCTTCAAGTTCCTTTCTGTAGTTTCTAATTCTGCGTGTTTGTTATCTTTAGCCACTATTCCAAACTGCATTCATACCAGTATATACTAGTTAGctgcattatatatatataatagattgCTCCAAACaatatatagagtaaaataccaaaaaaatgtttttgtgtttgttttacTTACAAGAGGAAGCACAATGTAGACAGGAACGTAGTTGAGAAAAAGCTTTTCCTTGCGATTTATGTCTT
It encodes:
- the LOC103832586 gene encoding KIN17-like protein, with amino-acid sequence MGKNDFLTPKAIANRMKAKGLQKLRWYCQMCQKQCRDENGFKCHCMSESHQRQMQVFGQNQRRVLQGYSEEFEKTFLDLMRRSHRFSRIAATVVYNEYINDRHHVHMNSTEWATLTEFIKYLGKTGKCKVEETPKGWFITYIDRDSETIFKERLKNKRVKSDLAEEEKQEREIQKQIERAKEGEGEGEEKKKGEDFGLKSGVVKVGFSLGGGAKQVVTTGESSRRVFEEEENEREEKKRKKGGDLEKERRSALDELMKEEERKKERMNRKPYWLFQGIVVKVMSKALADKGYYKQKGVVRKVIDDYVGEIEMIDSKHVLRVDQEELETVIPQIGGLVKIVNGAYRGSVAKLLGVDTEKFCAKVQIEKGVYEGRVIKSIEYEDICKLA
- the LOC103832587 gene encoding beta-amylase 5-like; the protein is MEDINRKEKLFLNYVPVYIVLPLFGIVAKDNKHAELETTERNLKRLKKEACIDGVMVDVWWGIVESKAPKEYNWNGYKELFKMVKRLELKIHAIMSFHKSSQNRKTTSLPSWVVQVGKENPDIYYTDRKGFRNDECLSLGVDNEPLFDDVNGTKRTAIQIYSDYMNSFKENMAEFLEDGVIGAIEVGLGPNGELCYPSFPSDQRWTFPGIGEFQCYDKYLKKDFENAAKKAGHSMLDLSKEDFGDYNSKPDETTFFKENGTYTTEKGEFFLEWYSNKLIIHGDQILREANKIFTGLKIDLVAKVSGVHWLYYHPSHGAELTAGYYNLYDRDGYRPIARMLYKRNCFLNFSCLEMKYYNYSEEALSAPEELVKAVLSKAWKEGIEVIGANTSEIKNEEGYNQVLLNARPNGSNPKGKPKLKVHSFMYLRLSETIFSRNYDMFKKFVRNMHADQDYCGDAEKYAHKVESNSAITIEEILAATKSSGSFKWDEETEAKVDG